The sequence below is a genomic window from Streptomyces sp. B21-105.
GCAGCGAGTAGATGTAGTTGCCCACGACGACGTTCTTGCCGAAGTCGGTCGTCTTCTCCGCGTAGTTGCTGTCCATGTGGAGCGGGTGGTGGTTCATGGTGAGGAGGCAGAACAGGTGGTCGTCGTACTCCGTGACCGTCTTGCCGGGCCAGTGCTTGTACGTCGCCCCGACCTCGAACTCCTCGTAGGTGCGTCCGAACTGCATGGCGCTCAGCCCTCCGGGATCTCGAACTTGCTGGTGCGCTGCATGCCGGCCGCCCGTCCCTTGCCCGAGATGACCAGCGCCATCTTGCGGCTGGCCTCGTCGATCATCTCGTCGCCGAGCATCGCCGAGCCCTTCTTGCCGCCCGCCTCCGACGTGCAGTAGTCGTACGCGTCCAGGATGAGCTCGGCGTGGTCGAAGTCCTCCTGCGACGGCGAGAAGATCTCGTTGGACGCTTCCACCTGGCCCGGGTGCAGCACCCACTTGCCGTCGAAGCCGAGCGCGGCGGCGCGCTGCGCGACCGCGCGGTAGCCGTCCACGTTGCGGATCTGCAGATAGGGGCCGTCGATCGCCTGGAGGTCGTTGGCGCGGGCGGCCATCAGGATCTTCATCAGGATGTAGTGGTAGGCGTCCGCCGGGTAGCCGGGCGGCTGCTCGCCCACGACCAGCGACTTCATGTTGATGGAGGCCATGAAGTCGGCCGGGCCGAAGATGATCGTCTCGACGCGCGGGGAGGCCTGCGCGATCTCGTTGACGTTGTTGAGGCCCTGGGCGTTCTCGATCTGCGCCTCGATGCCGATGCGGCCGACCTCGAAGCCCATGGTCTTCTCGATCTGCGTGAGCAGCAGGTCGAGGGCGACGACCTGCTGGGCGTTCTGCACCTTCGGCAGCATGATGCAGTCGAGGTTGGGTCCGGCCCCTTCGACCACCGTCACGACGTCACGGTAGGTCCACTCGGTCGTCCAGTCGTTGACGCGCACGACCCTGGTCTTGCCGGTCCAGTCGCCCTCGTTGAGGAACTTGACGATGGTGTGCCGCGCCTCAGGCTTGGCGAGCGGCGCGCACGCGTCCTCGAGGTCCAGGAAGACCTGGTCGGCCGGCAGACCTTGCGCCTTCTCCAGGAAGCGGGGGTTGCTGCCCGGAACGGCGAGACAGGAGCGCCGCGGACGAAGACGGTTGACAGTCATGCGGGGACCTCCAGGGGGTCGAGCTTGTTCGCTTTGCGGATCTCGTCGACGATGCGGCCGATGATCGAGGTGATGTCGAAGTCCTTCGGGGTGAAGACCGCGGCGACACCCGCGGCCCTGAGCTGCTCGGCGTCTCCATTCGGGATGATGCCACCGGCGATCACCGGGATGTCTGTGGCACCGGCCACACGCAGCCGTTCGAGGACGTCCGGGACCAGTTGGGCGTGCGATCCGGAGAGGATGGACAGGCCCACGGCGTGCACGTCCTCCTCGAGCGCCGCGTCCACGATCTGCTCGGGCGTCAGCCGGATGCCCTGGTAGACCACTTCGAAGCCGGCGTCGCGGGCCCGCACGGCGATCTGCTCGGCGCCGTTGGAGTGCCCGTCCAGGCCCGGCTTGCCGACCAGGAAGCGCAGCTTGCCGACGCCCATGTCCTTCGCGGTCAGGTCGACCCTGCGGCGGACGTCGGCCATGGCCGAACCCTCCTCGGCGGGGACCGCCACCGGCGCCGACGACACGCCGGTCGGCGCGCGGAACTCGCCGAACACCTCGCGCAGCGCCCCGGCCCACTCGCCGGTCGTGACCCCGGCGCGGGCGCACTCCAGGGTCGCCTCCATGAGGTTGGCGGTGCCCTTGGCGGCCTCCTTCAGCTTCTCCAGCGCCTTGCACGGGCGCGGGTGGTTGAAGGGCGGCTGGTACCGCGTGTCGCGCCAGTGCTGCAGGGAGGCGATGACGCGGGCCTCGACCGCCGGGTCGACGGTCTGGATCGCGGTGTCGAGATCGGCGGTCAGCGGGTTGGGCTCGGTCGTCTCGAAGACGTTGACCCCGATGATCTTCTCCTCGCCCCTCTCGATGCGGGCGCGCCGCTCCGCGTGCGAGGAGACCAGCTGCGACTTCAGGTAGCCGGACTCGACGGCGGCCATCGCGCCGCCCATCTCCTGGATCCGCTCGATCTCCGCGAGGGAGGCCTCGACCAGCTCGGCGACCTTCGCCTCGACGACGTGCGAGCCGGCGAAGATGTCCTCGTACTCCAGCAGGTCGCTCTCCAGGGCGAGGACCTGCTGGATGCGCAGGCTCCACTGCTGGTCCCAGGGCCGGGGCAGGCCCAGCGCCTCGTTCCAGGCCGGCAGCTGCACGGCACGCGCGCGTGCGTCCTTCGACAGCGTCACGGCGAGCATCTCCAGCACGATCCGCTGGACGTTGTTCTCCGGCTGCGCCTCGGTCAGGCCCAGGGAGTTGACCTGGACGCCGTAGCGGAAGCGGCGCTGCTTGGGGTTCTCGATGCCGTAGCGCTCGCGGGTGACCTGGTCCCAGATGCGGCTGAAGGCGCGCATCTTGCACATCTCCTCGATGAAGCGGACGCCCGCGTTCACGAAGAAGGAGATACGGGCGACGACGTCGCCGAACTTGTCGGCCGGCACCTGCCCGGAGTCCCGGACGGCGTCCAGCACGGCGATCGCCGTGGACATCGCGTAGGCGATCTCCTGCACCGGCGTGGCCCCGGCCTCCTGCAGGTGGTAGCTGCAGATGTTGATCGGGTTCCACTTCGGCATGTGGGAGACCGTGTACGCGATCATGTCCGTCGTCAGACGCAGGCTCGGCCCCGGCGGGAAGACGTGCGTCCCCCGGGACAGGTACTCCTTGACGATGTCGTTCTGGGTCGTGCCCTGGAGCAGGGTGATGTCCGCGCCCTGCTCCTCGGCGACGACCTGGTAGAGCGCCAGCAGCCACATGGCGGTGGCGTTGATCGTCATCGAGGTGTTCATCTGCTCCAGGGGGATGTCCTGGAACAGCCTGCGCATGTCGCCGAGATGGGCCACCGGCACGCCGACCCGGCCGACCTCGCCGCGGGCGAGGATGTGGTCGGAGTCGTAGCCGGTCTGGGTGGGCAGGTCGAACGCGACCGACAGACCCGTCTGACCCTTGGCGAGGTTGCGCCGGTACAGCTCGTTGGACGCCTCGGCAGTGGAGTGACCGGCGTATGTGCGCATGAGCCACGGCCGGTCCTTCTCCCGCTGTCCTGCGGCGGGCTGACGCTCAGTCATCTATGACCCCGGGTGTCTCAGATGTTACGGAAGCGGTTGATGGCGTCGATGTGCTGGGCGCGCTTGGCCTCGTCGCGCACGCCCAGGCCCTCCTGGGGGGCCAGCGCGAGGACGCCGACCTTGCCCTGGTGGAGGTTGCGGTGCACGTCGTAGGCGGCCTGGCCGGTCTCCTCCAGGGAGTAGACCTTCGACAGGGTCGGGTGGATCTTGCCCTTCGCGACCAGCCGGTTGGCCTCCCAGGCCTCGCGGTAGTTGGCGAAGTGCGAGCCGACGATCCGCTTCAGGGACATCCACAGGTAGCGGTTGTCGTACTCGTGGTGGTAGCCGGAGGTGGAGGCGCAGGTGACGATCGTGCCGCCCTTGCGGGTGACGTAGACGGACGCGCCGAAGGTCTCGCGGCCCGGGTGCTCGAAGACGATGTCGACGTCCTCGCCGCCGGTGAGTTCGCGGATGCGCTTGCCGAAACGCTTCCACTCCTTGGGGTCCTGGTGGTGCTCGTCCTTCCAGAACCGGTAGTCCTCGGCCGTGCGGTCGATGATCGCCTCGGCGCCCATGGCCCGGCAGATCTCCGCCTTCTGCGCCGAGGAGACGACGCAGATCGGGTTGGCGCCGCCGGCCAGCGCGAACTGGGTGGCGTAGCTGCCGAGCCCGCCGCTGGCGCCCCAGATCAGGACGTTGTCGCCCTGCTTCATGCCGGCGCCGTTGCGGGAGACCAGCTGCCGGTAGGCGGTGGAGTTGACGAGGCCGGGGGCCGCCGCCTCCTCCCAGCTCAGGTGGTCCGGCTTCGGCATCAGCTGGTTGGACTTGACAAGTGCGATCTCTGCCAGGCCGCCGAAGTTGGTCTCGAAGCCCCAGATGCGCTGCTCGGGGTCGAGCATCGTGTCGTTGTGGCCGTCCGAGGACTCCAGCTCGACGGAGAGGCAGTGCGCGACGACCTCGTCGCCCGGCTTCCAGGCGTTGACGCCCGGGCCGGTGCGCAGCACGACGCCCGCGAGGTCGGAGCCGATGACGTGGTAGGGCAGGTCGTGCCGCTTGGTGAGCTCGCTGAGCCGGCCGTAGCGCTCCAGGAAGGAGAAGGTCGACACCGGCTCGAAGATCGAGGTCCAGACGGAGTTGTAGTTGACCGAGGAGGCCATGACGGCCACCAGGGCCTCGCCCGGTCCGAGCTCGGGCACGGCCACCTCGTCCAGGTGGATCGACTTGCGCGGGTCCTTGTCGCGGGTCTCCAGGCCCGCGAACATCTCCGTCTCGTCCTTGTGCACGGTGATCGCGCGGTAGGACTCGGGGAGCGGCAGAGCGGCGAAGTCGTCCGAGGTGGACTCCGGCGACCGGATCGCGTCCAGGATCTTGTTCATGGTCACGGTGTTGCCTCCGGCGGTGAGCGCCCTGAGGGAGGGGCGCTGGGGTGTACGGCGGTGCTGCTGAGGGTTTTGGTGAGGTGCCGTCGGTTCGGCGGGGGTGGTTCGGCAGCGCTTTGTGGCGCGGGAGGTTGCCTGTGACGCAGGCGTCCGGGCGCGCGACCAGAGGGTTGCGGGGACAGCCGGCGTACGCATGGTCTCTGCACGCCGGCCGCCCGGACACCTTCAACGTATGACACCGCGTGTCACCTCGCAAGGCACTGAGTGCCAGAACTTCCTCTCAGCTGAAATCTTTACGTAACAAATGAGCGATGATCGATCGAACGGGGACGTAATTCCGCGCGAAAAGGTGCTCTGACATGCCAAAACGGCCACCCCGAGGGGTGGCCGTCATCACAGGGCGAAGGGGACCGCGGAGGGGGCGAAGGGGACCGCGGAGGGGCGCGGAGGGCTCTCAGCGCTCCTTGAGCGCCTGCTCGATGGTGCGCATGACCTCGTCCAGCGGCGCGTCGGTCCGGGCGACCGTCACCAGCACCTCGCCCTGCGCCGAGGAGACCGCCGCCGCGGCCGGCTGCGGGGCGCCGGCGCTGCCGCGGCCGGCTCCGATGCCCGTCCCGAACGTCTTGCGCACGATCGCGAAGGCGTGGTCGAGCTGCGACTCGACGTCGCCCTGGCCGCCCGCCCGCAGCCAGCGCCGCAGGACGTGGTTGTGGGCGGTGACCACCGCGGAGGCGGCGACCTCGGCGAGCAGCGGGTCGTCGTTGGCGTCGTCGTCGTGCGCGTGCTCGTCGAAGTGGCCGAGGAGATAGCGGGTGAACAGCCGCTCGTAGCGGGCCACCGACGCGATCTCGGCCTCGCGCAGGGTGGGCACCTCACGCGTGAGCTGGTAGCGGGCGACCGAGATCTCCGGACGCGCCGCGTACATCCGCATGACCTCTTTGATGCCCCGGCACACCGTGTCCAGCGGGTGCTCGTGCGCGGGGGCCGCGTTCAGCACGGCCTCCGCCCGGATCAGGGTGTCGTCGTGGTCGGGGA
It includes:
- a CDS encoding HpcH/HpaI aldolase/citrate lyase family protein translates to MTVNRLRPRRSCLAVPGSNPRFLEKAQGLPADQVFLDLEDACAPLAKPEARHTIVKFLNEGDWTGKTRVVRVNDWTTEWTYRDVVTVVEGAGPNLDCIMLPKVQNAQQVVALDLLLTQIEKTMGFEVGRIGIEAQIENAQGLNNVNEIAQASPRVETIIFGPADFMASINMKSLVVGEQPPGYPADAYHYILMKILMAARANDLQAIDGPYLQIRNVDGYRAVAQRAAALGFDGKWVLHPGQVEASNEIFSPSQEDFDHAELILDAYDYCTSEAGGKKGSAMLGDEMIDEASRKMALVISGKGRAAGMQRTSKFEIPEG
- a CDS encoding protein meaA, with amino-acid sequence MTERQPAAGQREKDRPWLMRTYAGHSTAEASNELYRRNLAKGQTGLSVAFDLPTQTGYDSDHILARGEVGRVGVPVAHLGDMRRLFQDIPLEQMNTSMTINATAMWLLALYQVVAEEQGADITLLQGTTQNDIVKEYLSRGTHVFPPGPSLRLTTDMIAYTVSHMPKWNPINICSYHLQEAGATPVQEIAYAMSTAIAVLDAVRDSGQVPADKFGDVVARISFFVNAGVRFIEEMCKMRAFSRIWDQVTRERYGIENPKQRRFRYGVQVNSLGLTEAQPENNVQRIVLEMLAVTLSKDARARAVQLPAWNEALGLPRPWDQQWSLRIQQVLALESDLLEYEDIFAGSHVVEAKVAELVEASLAEIERIQEMGGAMAAVESGYLKSQLVSSHAERRARIERGEEKIIGVNVFETTEPNPLTADLDTAIQTVDPAVEARVIASLQHWRDTRYQPPFNHPRPCKALEKLKEAAKGTANLMEATLECARAGVTTGEWAGALREVFGEFRAPTGVSSAPVAVPAEEGSAMADVRRRVDLTAKDMGVGKLRFLVGKPGLDGHSNGAEQIAVRARDAGFEVVYQGIRLTPEQIVDAALEEDVHAVGLSILSGSHAQLVPDVLERLRVAGATDIPVIAGGIIPNGDAEQLRAAGVAAVFTPKDFDITSIIGRIVDEIRKANKLDPLEVPA
- the ccrA gene encoding crotonyl-CoA carboxylase/reductase translates to MNKILDAIRSPESTSDDFAALPLPESYRAITVHKDETEMFAGLETRDKDPRKSIHLDEVAVPELGPGEALVAVMASSVNYNSVWTSIFEPVSTFSFLERYGRLSELTKRHDLPYHVIGSDLAGVVLRTGPGVNAWKPGDEVVAHCLSVELESSDGHNDTMLDPEQRIWGFETNFGGLAEIALVKSNQLMPKPDHLSWEEAAAPGLVNSTAYRQLVSRNGAGMKQGDNVLIWGASGGLGSYATQFALAGGANPICVVSSAQKAEICRAMGAEAIIDRTAEDYRFWKDEHHQDPKEWKRFGKRIRELTGGEDVDIVFEHPGRETFGASVYVTRKGGTIVTCASTSGYHHEYDNRYLWMSLKRIVGSHFANYREAWEANRLVAKGKIHPTLSKVYSLEETGQAAYDVHRNLHQGKVGVLALAPQEGLGVRDEAKRAQHIDAINRFRNI
- a CDS encoding TetR family transcriptional regulator gives rise to the protein MSQPARSSRTPATPDAPESAAGSRAAAQRLKMRRELAAAAMELFSTKGYEATTVDEIAAAAGVARRTFFRHFRSKEEAIFPDHDDTLIRAEAVLNAAPAHEHPLDTVCRGIKEVMRMYAARPEISVARYQLTREVPTLREAEIASVARYERLFTRYLLGHFDEHAHDDDANDDPLLAEVAASAVVTAHNHVLRRWLRAGGQGDVESQLDHAFAIVRKTFGTGIGAGRGSAGAPQPAAAAVSSAQGEVLVTVARTDAPLDEVMRTIEQALKER